The following proteins come from a genomic window of Iamia sp. SCSIO 61187:
- a CDS encoding heavy metal-responsive transcriptional regulator: MRIGELADAVGVPPETVRFYERRGLLPEPERATNGYRLYHDAALHRLRFIRTAQASGLTLAEIGTIIDLRDEGTVPCSHVGLLLETKLSEVQQRQRHLAAVEAELHQLLRRSRSLDPSKCGDDDVCHILTIDGDDTK; encoded by the coding sequence ATGCGGATCGGTGAGTTGGCAGATGCAGTGGGGGTGCCCCCCGAGACGGTGCGGTTCTACGAGCGGCGAGGGCTGCTCCCCGAACCGGAACGAGCGACGAACGGCTACCGGCTGTACCACGACGCTGCGTTGCACCGGCTGCGATTCATCCGCACGGCACAAGCCTCCGGGCTGACGCTCGCAGAGATCGGTACCATCATCGACCTCCGCGACGAGGGCACCGTGCCGTGCAGCCACGTCGGATTGCTCCTCGAGACCAAACTCTCCGAGGTCCAGCAACGCCAACGGCACCTCGCAGCAGTCGAAGCCGAACTTCACCAACTCCTCCGGCGCAGCCGCTCCCTCGACCCCTCCAAGTGCGGCGACGACGACGTCTGCCACATCCTCACGATCGACGGAGACGACACGAAATAG